In Triticum aestivum cultivar Chinese Spring chromosome 5B, IWGSC CS RefSeq v2.1, whole genome shotgun sequence, the following proteins share a genomic window:
- the LOC123113186 gene encoding protein IQ-DOMAIN 5 isoform X1: MGISAKWIKSLVRIRKQEKGRNSETQENAQNAESSEASSSARQLHKRKHSVDPALEELAVPSEASTDGTNTQFGSNSISSESASRDVHVSQTEELPREGDLAATVIQSAFRAFLARRALRALKGIVLLQALVRGYIVRKQTAETLQCMHELVRAEARVRARQAGVALENQVARKKVPEQDDCENHVREIEEGWCGGIGSVAEMQAKVLKRQEAAAKRERAMAYALTHQRQAGLRQQKPTNLQGSELDDDHWGSNWVERWVAARPWENRLLDNNAKESMPVCDDNQDEEIKSQVTPKGKAPTSSTPPNGLSKKKGASHRKSYSDINFTSFGRSSSVLPSTSLGTSKQKPKLEDEVFEEVSSQPTDIAPLAVHNQKERRGQLNTSAKKRLSLPNNVGGGAAKGTTNRNPMNRSSSAKSDLKPRANAPNQARKQVELQA, translated from the exons atgggtaTTTCAGCCAAGTGGATTAAATCACTGGTTCGCATAAGAAAGCAGGAAAAGGGACGGAATTCAGAAACTCAAGAAAACGCACAAAATGCCGAGAGCAGTGAAGCT AGCTCTTCTGCTCGACAGCTACACAAAAGAAAGCATTCTGTGGATCCCGCATTAGAAGAACTTGCAGTACCTAGTGAAGCATCGACGGATGGCACCAACACCCAGTTCGGTTCGAATTCTATTTCATCAGAAAGTGCATCACGTGATGTGCATGTTTCTCAGACCGAAGAACTTCCTAGAGAAGGGGATTTGGCTGCAACAGTTATTCAGTCTGCATTTCGGGCATTCTTG GCTAGGCGGGCTTTACGAGCACTCAAAGGTATAGTTCTACTCCAGGCCCTTGTGAGGGGCTATATTGTGAGAAAGCAGACAGCAGAAACACTTCAGTGTATGCATGAGTTGGTAAGAGCTGAAGCTCGTGTGAGAGCAAGGCAAGCCGGTGTTGCATTAGAAAACCAAGTGGCACGGAAAAAGGTCCCTGAGCAAGATGATTGTGAGAACCATGTTCGAGAAATTGAG GAAGGCTGGTGTGGCGGTATTGGTTCTGTGGCAGAAATGCAAGCTAAAGTACTGAAAAGGCAGGAAGCTGCTGCAAAACGCGAGAGAGCGATGGCGTATGCATTGACCCATCAG CGGCAAGCTGGTTTAAGGCAGCAGAAACCTACAAATCTGCAAGGATCCGAACTTGATGATGACCACTGGGGATCAAACTGGGTAGAGAGATGGGTGGCTGCACGTCCATGGGAGAACAGGTTGCTTGACAATAATGCAAAAGAGAGCATGCCAGTGTGTGATGATAATCAGGATGAGGAAATAAAATCTCAGGTCACACCAAAGGGCAAAGCGCCAACTTCAAGCACTCCTCCTAATGGCCTGAGCAAGAAGAAAGGTGCAAGCCACAGGAAGTCATATTCGGATATTAATTTCACTTCATTTGGGCGATCGTCAAGTGTACTGCCTTCCACCTCTCTGGGAACATCCAAACAGAAGCCGAAACTGGAAGATGAGGTTTTTGAGGAAGTCAGCTCCCAGCCCACAGATATAGCTCCCTTGGCTGTGCACAATCAGAAAGAAAGGCGCGGGCAGCTGAATACCTCGGCCAAGAAACGCCTGTCCCTGCCGAATAACG TCGGCGGGGGAGCAGCAAAGGGGACAACCAACAGGAATCCGATGAACCGATCGAGCAGTGCTAAGTCTGACCTGAAACCACGGGCGAACGCGCCCAACCAAGCCCGGAAGCAAGTCGAGTTGCAGGCCTGA
- the LOC123113186 gene encoding protein IQ-DOMAIN 5 isoform X2: MGISAKWIKSLVRIRKQEKGRNSETQENAQNAESSEALHKRKHSVDPALEELAVPSEASTDGTNTQFGSNSISSESASRDVHVSQTEELPREGDLAATVIQSAFRAFLARRALRALKGIVLLQALVRGYIVRKQTAETLQCMHELVRAEARVRARQAGVALENQVARKKVPEQDDCENHVREIEEGWCGGIGSVAEMQAKVLKRQEAAAKRERAMAYALTHQRQAGLRQQKPTNLQGSELDDDHWGSNWVERWVAARPWENRLLDNNAKESMPVCDDNQDEEIKSQVTPKGKAPTSSTPPNGLSKKKGASHRKSYSDINFTSFGRSSSVLPSTSLGTSKQKPKLEDEVFEEVSSQPTDIAPLAVHNQKERRGQLNTSAKKRLSLPNNVGGGAAKGTTNRNPMNRSSSAKSDLKPRANAPNQARKQVELQA; this comes from the exons atgggtaTTTCAGCCAAGTGGATTAAATCACTGGTTCGCATAAGAAAGCAGGAAAAGGGACGGAATTCAGAAACTCAAGAAAACGCACAAAATGCCGAGAGCAGTGAAGCT CTACACAAAAGAAAGCATTCTGTGGATCCCGCATTAGAAGAACTTGCAGTACCTAGTGAAGCATCGACGGATGGCACCAACACCCAGTTCGGTTCGAATTCTATTTCATCAGAAAGTGCATCACGTGATGTGCATGTTTCTCAGACCGAAGAACTTCCTAGAGAAGGGGATTTGGCTGCAACAGTTATTCAGTCTGCATTTCGGGCATTCTTG GCTAGGCGGGCTTTACGAGCACTCAAAGGTATAGTTCTACTCCAGGCCCTTGTGAGGGGCTATATTGTGAGAAAGCAGACAGCAGAAACACTTCAGTGTATGCATGAGTTGGTAAGAGCTGAAGCTCGTGTGAGAGCAAGGCAAGCCGGTGTTGCATTAGAAAACCAAGTGGCACGGAAAAAGGTCCCTGAGCAAGATGATTGTGAGAACCATGTTCGAGAAATTGAG GAAGGCTGGTGTGGCGGTATTGGTTCTGTGGCAGAAATGCAAGCTAAAGTACTGAAAAGGCAGGAAGCTGCTGCAAAACGCGAGAGAGCGATGGCGTATGCATTGACCCATCAG CGGCAAGCTGGTTTAAGGCAGCAGAAACCTACAAATCTGCAAGGATCCGAACTTGATGATGACCACTGGGGATCAAACTGGGTAGAGAGATGGGTGGCTGCACGTCCATGGGAGAACAGGTTGCTTGACAATAATGCAAAAGAGAGCATGCCAGTGTGTGATGATAATCAGGATGAGGAAATAAAATCTCAGGTCACACCAAAGGGCAAAGCGCCAACTTCAAGCACTCCTCCTAATGGCCTGAGCAAGAAGAAAGGTGCAAGCCACAGGAAGTCATATTCGGATATTAATTTCACTTCATTTGGGCGATCGTCAAGTGTACTGCCTTCCACCTCTCTGGGAACATCCAAACAGAAGCCGAAACTGGAAGATGAGGTTTTTGAGGAAGTCAGCTCCCAGCCCACAGATATAGCTCCCTTGGCTGTGCACAATCAGAAAGAAAGGCGCGGGCAGCTGAATACCTCGGCCAAGAAACGCCTGTCCCTGCCGAATAACG TCGGCGGGGGAGCAGCAAAGGGGACAACCAACAGGAATCCGATGAACCGATCGAGCAGTGCTAAGTCTGACCTGAAACCACGGGCGAACGCGCCCAACCAAGCCCGGAAGCAAGTCGAGTTGCAGGCCTGA